The Methylomagnum ishizawai genome has a window encoding:
- a CDS encoding pilus assembly protein PilM: MFFLNRKKPELLGIDISTAAIKLLELSRSGPRFRVESYAVAPLPPDAVVDKNIAKVEAIGNVIKAVLKQSGTRLKHAAVAVPGSAVIAKVISMPASLSEDELEAQLELEADQYIPYSLDEVSLDFVVQGVTEKNPEMVDVLLVASRKENVGDRVAALELAGLKAEIVDVESYALEHSCSLILDQLFERGTDQAIAIADVGATMTTLNVIHNRRIIYTREQGFGGKQLTEEIQRRYGLSYEEAGLAKKHGGLPDNYGPEVLEPFKNALAQQIGRSLQFFLSSSAHRSVEHILLAGGCASIPGIDRYVEENQGIPTSVANPFVNMTLSPRVKPQNLSNDAPALMTACGLALRSFD; this comes from the coding sequence ATGTTTTTTCTGAACCGCAAGAAGCCGGAGTTATTGGGCATAGACATCAGTACAGCCGCCATCAAACTGTTGGAACTCAGCCGCTCCGGCCCGCGCTTCCGGGTCGAAAGCTACGCGGTGGCTCCCTTGCCCCCCGACGCGGTGGTCGATAAAAACATCGCCAAGGTCGAAGCCATCGGCAACGTCATCAAGGCGGTGTTGAAACAATCCGGTACCCGCCTGAAGCACGCGGCGGTGGCGGTACCGGGCTCCGCCGTGATCGCCAAGGTCATTTCCATGCCCGCCTCCCTGAGCGAGGACGAACTGGAAGCCCAGCTCGAATTGGAAGCCGACCAATACATCCCATACTCCCTGGATGAGGTTAGCTTGGATTTCGTGGTCCAGGGCGTCACCGAGAAAAATCCCGAGATGGTCGATGTCTTGCTGGTCGCCTCGCGGAAGGAAAATGTCGGCGACCGGGTGGCGGCCTTGGAACTGGCCGGGCTCAAGGCCGAGATCGTCGATGTCGAATCCTACGCCCTGGAACACTCCTGTTCCCTGATCCTGGACCAACTCTTCGAGCGCGGCACCGACCAGGCCATCGCCATCGCCGATGTCGGCGCCACCATGACCACGCTCAACGTCATCCACAACCGCCGCATCATCTACACCCGCGAACAAGGCTTCGGCGGCAAGCAACTCACCGAGGAAATCCAGCGCCGCTACGGCCTGTCCTACGAGGAAGCGGGCCTCGCCAAGAAACACGGCGGCCTCCCCGACAACTACGGGCCCGAAGTCCTCGAACCCTTCAAGAACGCCCTGGCCCAGCAGATCGGGCGCTCCCTGCAATTCTTCCTCTCCTCCAGCGCCCATCGCAGCGTCGAGCATATCCTCCTGGCCGGCGGTTGCGCCTCGATACCGGGTATCGACCGCTATGTCGAGGAAAACCAAGGCATCCCCACCAGCGTCGCCAATCCCTTCGTCAATATGACGCTGTCGCCGCGGGTGAAACCGCAGAATTTGAGCAACGACGCGCCCGCGCTGATGACGGCGTGCGGCTTGGCGCTGAGGAGTTTCGACTGA
- a CDS encoding penicillin-binding protein 1A, with protein MTRKTARQSRSTAATLFRWLLFTLFGGLAALAAGGYALYRHLEPQLPDVEVLSDIRYQIPMSVYSKDNLLMAEYGEMKRIPVGVPDTPKQMVQAFLAAEDNRFFDHPGVDYQGIARAAVTYLRTGEKRQGGSTITMQVARNFFLSSEKTLTRKVKEIMLAVKIESKLPKESILELYLNKIYFGHHAYGVGAAAQVYYGKAVQDLELPEIAMIAGLPKAPSSFNPIVNPERALSRRNYVLNRMRKLGFITEAQFHKAFNAPETAKLHIRPVELDAPYIAEMVRNEMYRQYGEDAYTHGYKVYTTIDSKMHALVEKSLRLGLHDYDERHGYRSKKTQRIDLKKLKTPADWDARLAEMQKIGETVPGLVLGFKDGGADVYLGAGQHTNLGLNGTRWTHRGPKELFKPGDLIRLRKDNDNEWRLSQIPEAEGALVSVDAKSGAVVALAGGYDFALSTFNRATQAQRQPGSGFKPVLYAAALTEGYTPSSVVNDAPIVYADPSQAGGVWRPKNYSGRYYGPTRLRVALAKSRNLVSVRLLKSIGLKKAIAMAEDFGFEPQELPKSMPLALGAGSATPLRMAQVYSVFANGGFRVEPYFIERIETDEGRLIYQATPGLACPDCVNSGDPKGNLAPRVISPQVHYMMNSMLLDVVRMGTATQALELGRSDIAGKTGTTNEYRDAWFNGYVPGLVTVAWIGFDSSKSLGHGETGGEAALPMWMRFMKEALKDVPDNGFPVPSGLTTVRVDGGGKNGSNFEVYPAGRQPRNIVPKRPRPANPGGSSAQDDGGGGGGGAKSLESLF; from the coding sequence GTGACCCGGAAAACCGCACGCCAGTCCCGCTCGACCGCCGCGACCCTGTTCCGCTGGCTCTTGTTCACGCTCTTCGGCGGCCTCGCCGCCTTGGCGGCCGGCGGCTACGCCCTGTACCGCCATCTGGAGCCGCAGTTGCCGGATGTCGAGGTCCTCAGCGATATCCGCTATCAAATCCCCATGAGCGTCTACAGCAAGGACAACCTGCTGATGGCCGAGTACGGGGAGATGAAACGCATCCCGGTCGGCGTCCCCGACACGCCCAAGCAAATGGTCCAAGCCTTCCTGGCCGCCGAGGACAACCGTTTCTTCGACCACCCCGGCGTCGATTACCAGGGCATCGCGCGGGCGGCGGTCACTTATCTGCGCACCGGCGAAAAGCGCCAGGGCGGCAGCACCATCACCATGCAGGTGGCCCGCAATTTTTTCCTGAGCAGCGAAAAAACCCTCACCCGCAAGGTGAAGGAAATCATGCTGGCGGTCAAGATCGAGTCCAAACTGCCCAAGGAAAGCATCCTCGAACTGTACCTGAACAAGATTTACTTCGGCCACCATGCCTACGGCGTCGGGGCGGCGGCGCAAGTGTACTACGGCAAGGCGGTCCAAGACTTGGAATTGCCGGAAATAGCGATGATCGCCGGCCTGCCCAAAGCCCCGTCCAGCTTCAATCCCATCGTCAACCCGGAGCGGGCCTTGAGCCGCCGCAACTATGTGTTGAACCGGATGCGCAAGCTCGGCTTCATCACCGAGGCCCAATTCCACAAGGCGTTCAACGCCCCGGAAACCGCCAAGCTGCATATCCGCCCGGTGGAATTGGACGCGCCCTATATCGCCGAGATGGTCCGCAACGAGATGTACCGGCAATATGGCGAGGACGCCTATACCCATGGGTACAAGGTCTATACCACCATCGACTCCAAGATGCACGCCCTGGTGGAAAAATCGCTGCGTCTGGGCCTGCACGACTACGACGAGCGCCATGGCTACCGCAGCAAGAAAACCCAGCGCATCGACCTGAAAAAGCTCAAGACCCCGGCGGATTGGGACGCCCGCCTCGCCGAAATGCAGAAAATCGGCGAAACCGTGCCCGGCCTGGTGTTGGGTTTCAAGGACGGCGGGGCCGATGTCTACCTGGGGGCGGGACAACACACCAACCTCGGCCTGAACGGCACCCGCTGGACCCACCGCGGCCCGAAGGAACTGTTCAAGCCCGGCGATTTGATCCGCCTGCGCAAGGACAATGACAACGAATGGCGCTTGAGCCAGATTCCCGAGGCCGAGGGGGCGCTGGTGTCGGTGGACGCCAAGAGCGGCGCGGTGGTGGCCCTGGCCGGCGGTTACGATTTCGCCCTCAGCACCTTCAACCGCGCCACCCAGGCCCAGCGCCAGCCGGGTTCCGGCTTCAAGCCCGTCCTCTACGCCGCCGCGCTCACCGAGGGCTATACCCCATCCAGCGTGGTCAACGACGCCCCCATCGTCTACGCCGACCCGTCCCAGGCCGGCGGCGTGTGGCGGCCCAAGAACTACAGCGGGCGCTATTACGGCCCCACCCGGCTGCGGGTGGCCCTGGCCAAATCGCGCAACCTGGTCTCGGTCCGGCTGCTGAAAAGCATCGGACTCAAGAAGGCCATCGCCATGGCCGAGGACTTCGGCTTCGAACCGCAGGAACTCCCGAAATCCATGCCGCTGGCCCTGGGCGCGGGATCGGCTACGCCCTTGCGTATGGCCCAGGTGTATTCGGTATTCGCCAATGGCGGCTTCCGGGTCGAGCCGTATTTCATCGAGCGCATCGAGACCGACGAGGGCCGCTTGATCTACCAAGCCACGCCGGGGCTGGCCTGCCCCGACTGCGTAAACTCCGGCGACCCCAAGGGCAACCTCGCGCCCAGGGTCATCAGCCCGCAAGTGCATTACATGATGAACTCGATGCTGCTGGACGTGGTGCGGATGGGCACCGCCACCCAGGCGCTGGAACTGGGCCGCTCCGATATCGCGGGCAAGACCGGCACCACCAACGAATACCGCGACGCCTGGTTCAACGGCTATGTGCCAGGCCTGGTGACCGTGGCCTGGATCGGCTTCGATTCGTCCAAATCCCTGGGCCATGGCGAAACCGGCGGCGAGGCCGCCCTGCCGATGTGGATGCGCTTTATGAAGGAGGCGCTCAAGGACGTGCCCGACAACGGCTTCCCCGTGCCCAGCGGCCTGACCACCGTCCGCGTCGATGGCGGCGGCAAGAACGGCTCCAATTTCGAGGTCTACCCGGCGGGACGGCAACCACGCAACATCGTCCCCAAACGGCCCCGCCCGGCCAATCCGGGCGGCTCCTCCGCCCAGGACGACGGCGGTGGGGGCGGCGGCGGGGCCAAATCCCTGGAATCCTTGTTCTAA
- the rpmE gene encoding 50S ribosomal protein L31, with the protein MKSDIHPNYKAITVHCSCGNTFETKSTLCKDLHVEVCAACHPFYTGKQRVVDTAGRVDKFRRKYARG; encoded by the coding sequence ATGAAGTCGGATATCCATCCCAACTATAAGGCCATCACGGTCCATTGCAGTTGCGGCAACACCTTCGAGACCAAATCGACCCTGTGCAAGGACCTACATGTGGAAGTCTGCGCGGCTTGCCACCCATTCTATACGGGCAAGCAAAGGGTCGTCGATACCGCCGGCCGGGTCGATAAGTTCCGCCGCAAATACGCCCGCGGCTGA
- a CDS encoding exodeoxyribonuclease III: protein MRIVTLNANGIRSAARKGFFDWLPHQNADVVCLQETKAHVHQLDDPLYWPEDFHCYYLDADKKGYSGVALYARHPPDMLVRGLGWRDMDAEGRYLEARFGDLSVVSVYLPSGSSSVERQAVKFAFLDRFLPHLRECAAKGHHYILCGDWNIAHKPIDLKNWRSNQKNSGFLPEERAWLDTVFERDGWVDAFRHANPAPDQYTWWSNRGQAWAKNVGWRIDYQVVSPGLRAAIRAVDIYKDQRFSDHAPLTIDYDHSFPA from the coding sequence ATGCGTATCGTCACCCTCAACGCCAACGGCATCCGCTCGGCGGCGCGCAAAGGCTTTTTCGACTGGCTGCCCCATCAAAACGCCGATGTGGTCTGCCTCCAGGAAACCAAGGCCCATGTCCATCAACTCGACGACCCCCTGTACTGGCCCGAGGATTTCCATTGCTATTACCTGGACGCCGACAAGAAAGGCTACAGCGGCGTCGCCCTCTACGCCCGCCACCCGCCGGACATGTTGGTCCGGGGCTTGGGCTGGCGCGACATGGACGCCGAAGGCCGCTATCTGGAAGCCCGCTTCGGCGACCTCAGCGTAGTGTCGGTCTATTTGCCGTCCGGTTCGTCCAGCGTGGAACGGCAGGCGGTGAAATTCGCCTTCCTCGACCGCTTCCTGCCGCATCTGCGGGAATGCGCCGCCAAGGGCCATCATTACATCCTCTGCGGCGATTGGAACATCGCCCACAAACCCATCGACCTCAAGAACTGGCGCTCGAACCAGAAGAACTCCGGCTTCCTGCCCGAGGAAAGGGCCTGGCTGGACACGGTGTTCGAGCGGGACGGCTGGGTGGACGCCTTCCGCCATGCCAATCCCGCGCCGGACCAATACACCTGGTGGTCCAACCGCGGCCAGGCCTGGGCCAAGAACGTGGGCTGGCGCATCGATTACCAAGTGGTCAGTCCCGGCCTCCGCGCCGCGATCCGCGCCGTGGACATCTACAAGGACCAGCGCTTTTCCGACCATGCCCCCCTGACCATCGATTATGACCACTCCTTCCCGGCCTGA
- a CDS encoding AmpG family muropeptide MFS transporter has product MTTPSRPEALFNRRILICVLTGFSSGLPLFILISLLSAWLREGGVDLKAIGLLALVQFPYIWKFLWAPLCDRYGLGLGRRRTWMLATQLALLAAVPMFGWLSPRQDMIAITGLAVVVALFSATQDIAIDAFRREILRDEEQGLGNVVHVNAYKVAGLVPGSLSLILADHVSWEWVYSITALFMLPGIFLSLMVREPESSRRAPATLRAALVEPFHEFIGRKGWAGALTLLAFIFFYKLGDSMATALATPFYLDLGFSKTEIGMIAKHAGLWPNVAGGLLGGVWMVSLGTHRALWVFGALQAVVILGFAWLATAGHDPVGLAAVIGAEAFGVGLGTAAFVAYIAAATHPAYTATQFALFTSLAATPRTLANAFTGFLVEGGDIKLGGTRLFHVDALGWERFFWLCFAAALPGMLLLFKVAPWRGENRDSGK; this is encoded by the coding sequence ATGACCACTCCTTCCCGGCCTGAGGCGTTGTTCAACCGGCGGATTTTGATCTGCGTCCTGACCGGGTTTTCCTCCGGGCTGCCCTTGTTCATCCTCATCAGCCTGCTATCGGCCTGGCTACGGGAAGGCGGGGTCGATCTCAAGGCGATTGGCCTCCTGGCCCTGGTGCAATTCCCCTATATCTGGAAATTCCTGTGGGCCCCCCTGTGCGACCGCTACGGGTTGGGCCTGGGGCGGCGGCGGACCTGGATGCTGGCAACGCAACTGGCCTTGCTGGCCGCCGTGCCGATGTTCGGCTGGCTTTCGCCGCGGCAGGACATGATCGCCATCACCGGGCTGGCGGTGGTCGTGGCCTTGTTCTCGGCCACCCAGGATATCGCCATCGACGCCTTCCGCCGCGAAATCCTCAGGGACGAGGAGCAGGGCCTGGGCAACGTGGTCCATGTCAATGCCTACAAGGTGGCCGGCTTGGTGCCGGGTTCCCTGTCGCTGATCCTGGCCGACCATGTGTCCTGGGAATGGGTGTATTCGATCACCGCGCTGTTCATGTTGCCGGGCATCTTCCTGTCGCTGATGGTGCGCGAACCGGAAAGCTCCCGCCGCGCCCCGGCCACGCTGCGGGCGGCGCTGGTGGAACCGTTCCACGAATTCATCGGGCGCAAGGGCTGGGCCGGGGCGCTGACCCTGCTGGCCTTCATCTTCTTCTACAAACTGGGCGACAGCATGGCGACGGCGCTGGCGACGCCGTTCTACCTCGACCTCGGCTTCAGCAAGACCGAAATCGGCATGATCGCCAAGCACGCCGGGCTATGGCCGAATGTGGCGGGCGGCTTGCTGGGGGGGGTGTGGATGGTGTCGCTGGGCACGCACCGCGCCCTGTGGGTGTTCGGGGCGTTGCAGGCCGTGGTCATCCTGGGCTTCGCCTGGCTCGCGACCGCCGGCCACGATCCGGTGGGGCTGGCGGCGGTGATCGGCGCGGAGGCGTTCGGCGTGGGGCTGGGCACGGCGGCGTTCGTGGCCTATATCGCCGCCGCCACCCATCCGGCCTATACCGCGACCCAGTTCGCGCTGTTCACCAGCCTCGCCGCCACGCCGCGCACCTTGGCGAACGCCTTCACCGGGTTTTTGGTCGAGGGCGGCGATATCAAGCTGGGGGGGACGCGCCTGTTCCATGTGGACGCGCTGGGCTGGGAACGGTTCTTCTGGCTGTGTTTCGCGGCGGCGCTGCCGGGGATGTTGTTGCTATTCAAGGTCGCGCCTTGGCGTGGGGAAAACCGGGATTCGGGGAAGTGA
- a CDS encoding YiiX/YebB-like N1pC/P60 family cysteine hydrolase — protein MPITASEIPLEPGDLIFTSIPYYLYRKVAAATGSKASHVGIAFPDAEGGWRVAESAVPVVQYSKLDRFLARSENGWFCVRRLKSGLTPAQVDALRQACDARLGKLYHLGFKYESSRQFCSKFVYDAYREATGIEVGTLESFSELLHNQPDTSLIFWQLWFFGMIPWSRLTITPASQMESPVLNTIIESPTAA, from the coding sequence ATGCCCATAACCGCCAGCGAAATCCCGCTCGAACCCGGCGACCTGATATTCACCTCGATCCCCTATTATCTTTATCGCAAAGTGGCCGCCGCCACCGGATCGAAAGCCTCCCATGTCGGGATCGCCTTTCCCGATGCGGAGGGCGGCTGGAGGGTCGCCGAAAGCGCCGTCCCCGTCGTCCAATACTCGAAGCTGGATCGGTTTTTGGCGCGTTCGGAAAATGGCTGGTTTTGCGTCCGCCGTTTGAAATCCGGCCTGACGCCCGCCCAAGTGGACGCGCTACGGCAAGCCTGCGATGCGAGGTTGGGGAAGCTCTACCACCTGGGATTCAAATACGAATCCTCCCGGCAGTTCTGTTCCAAATTCGTCTACGATGCTTATCGGGAAGCGACGGGTATCGAAGTGGGAACCCTGGAATCCTTCTCCGAACTCCTCCATAACCAGCCCGATACTTCGCTGATATTTTGGCAGCTATGGTTTTTCGGAATGATCCCCTGGTCCAGATTGACCATCACCCCGGCCAGCCAAATGGAATCCCCGGTTTTGAATACGATTATCGAATCTCCAACCGCCGCGTAA